The Metabacillus sediminilitoris genome window below encodes:
- a CDS encoding DUF2975 domain-containing protein, protein MKRKQGSTIFLKVVLFLIGITVLALCIFWLPGIASRDAEANPKTAYLQYPFLVCAYVLSIPFFGALYQAFKLLTYIDRNKAFSELSVRALRYIKYCAITISILIVGEIIISIVIFYRSEDITGIIMLALISIFASSVIATFAAVLQKLLKEAINIKSENELTV, encoded by the coding sequence CTGAAACGTAAACAAGGTTCAACAATTTTCTTAAAGGTAGTTCTATTTCTTATTGGAATTACGGTACTTGCTTTGTGTATATTTTGGTTGCCAGGAATAGCTAGTAGAGATGCAGAAGCGAATCCAAAGACAGCTTACTTGCAATATCCCTTTTTAGTATGTGCTTATGTATTGTCTATTCCATTTTTTGGTGCGTTGTATCAAGCATTTAAACTTTTAACCTACATAGATAGGAACAAGGCCTTCTCGGAATTATCTGTTAGGGCTTTGAGGTATATAAAGTACTGTGCAATCACAATCAGTATCTTAATTGTAGGAGAAATCATAATATCCATCGTTATATTTTATAGAAGTGAAGATATAACAGGTATAATTATGCTGGCACTAATAAGCATTTTTGCTTCAAGCGTAATTGCAACCTTTGCGGCTGTTCTTCAAAAGCTTTTAAAAGAAGCTATTAATATAAAATCAGAAAATGAATTAACGGTCTGA
- a CDS encoding helix-turn-helix domain-containing protein translates to MAIIINIDVMLAKRKMSVTELSERVGITMANLSILKNGKAKAIRLSTLESICKALTCQPGDILEYRSDEDTHE, encoded by the coding sequence ATAGCAATTATAATTAATATTGATGTGATGCTGGCTAAAAGGAAAATGAGCGTTACAGAACTTTCGGAGAGGGTTGGAATAACAATGGCTAATCTTTCTATATTGAAAAATGGGAAGGCAAAGGCGATTCGATTATCAACTTTAGAATCGATTTGTAAGGCTTTAACATGTCAACCCGGAGATATTTTAGAATACCGAAGTGATGAAGACACCCATGAATAA